The DNA region TACAAAtacatatgaaaaataaatcataCTCTTAGAAAATGTAATTTGTCGAGTTCAATCGAAAAGATATTGATGAGATTCCCATTATAATTCATTTAGCTTTAATAGTTTTCATTCAACCAATATTGCTtctgagagcatccacaaccgtgctcttgccagcggcacggttgtgggtccgggtggtactattcatgcctgctctctggcaagagcacaacacccacaactatACTCTTCCATAAGGACGAGCAcagttaatttaaaattcaattaaacaataacatttccataatattaaaattcatttaaaaaccacaataaatattacaaatgacaaataaaattaaacattacataattaaaatcctaaaaatgaaaatttacataattaaaatcctaaaaatgaaaatttacataattaaaatcctaaaaattaaaaaaaccactactcgttgccgaatttcgcccacatgtggttgattaggtcttcttgtagttgattgtggattcgagtatcacgcattgtgtgtcttgtctcgatcctctggccaaccgtcgtatgctcgcctcgccgtgggggagacctcgctgttgagcttccggcttcgtcctcgtcgtagaagctagccgccatcggcccttcgtcggctataatcatgttgtgtaatataatacacgtgaacaagatgtcggcgatattattcacgtaccacagccgagctggggccttcacaatgttgaatcgagcttgaaggaccccgaaggctctttcgacgtccttccgcgctgactcttaacgctgcgcaaaaagaacccgtctcgggtcgtgcgggttgtggagcgtcttcacgaacgtcgaccaccttgggtagataccatcggcgagatagtaacccatgcggtatgtatttccgttgatggtgaagtcgatcgccggtgctacaccattcatcacatcattgaagagtggtgaagaatagagcacgttcaagtcgttgttggatccggcaacgccgaaatatgcatgccaaatccataggcgatagtcggcgaccgcctcaaggagtcgggcaattcttccacctccaatgcatgcagtcaatgctgccaagcattccgggaaagccatggactgattcgtgaagacgaagcaaccgttggcaatcatcggtggtgggtgcccgaaggaattcatccccaaaagcagaacgaacgccctcgcaaaaattctttaaacaaaggattctagtggactcaccgatatgcaaatactcgtcgaagatgtcggccgtttgcccagtagcgagttgccggatggcacacgtacacttctgcaacaccgtgatactttgccggccggctgtatctacacctgtttgaaagtattcaacacgtgcggacaatgtgttgacaatttacatgaacaagcgctttgacatgcgaaaacggcgcctgaagtaatctgccggaaaccgcggatggtcggcaaagtagtcggcaacgagcctttcgtgggctccctcccggtcacgatggatgtagcggcgatttgatctagtgcgttgaggaggatgagaggggttattcgccgcgacatatgcttcgtaagcgacacgatgttgttcgtagtattcttgttcttcgcgctccgcttccgccatgagatgagtgaaatccatttgatgttttgagtgaaggttgaatgtgttgatagtttgtataagaattatgaatgagagatgaatgagagatgaattgatgtgataaatgagtgatgaatgtgtgtatttatagatgattttgaaaaaaaataaaaaaaataaaaaaataaaaaaaatgggaaaaaaacggccatatttttgggatttggaaaatatattttttattttttagcattatttataattaaataccgatttttttaaaaaaaatttgaatgcaacggctacgccgttgcccaatcccgtgccgccacgtgtgcgtccgctggcacggacgtgctcgatacatcgagcagcgccgtgccagcggcggcaCGGACGTCATCCGCCGCatgccaccgctgcgcatgctctgaTGAGACTTAGAAAGTTATTCAccatgtatatattttttaacttAAAAATTTATGACCAAGATTTTAATAAgttaaaataattttgttataaacAGTATTTGAACTCATATTTGATACTCAGTTTAGTGTTTATAACTCTTTGATCATGATTTCAATATGACTATATGTTAAATTTTAACGTCACACTGCTTGATATATAACTCTTTTGCTTTCTAATTAGCAAATTGAAAGAATTCTTAACATTGGATCGTGCGTACAAAATACGATTACATATCCCTACTATTAGCACAATAATATATAAACATTAATTAAACATGGTAAATTAAAGCTCTAGAATTTGTAGACTTATTACATTAATTAGGAGGAAAGGAGTCAAAGGTGGCCGGCTTCTAGGCTGCAGGTATACTCgaataaaataatgtacatTTAGTTCTACATACATTTTGGTTGGCATATGGTAAGTTAAATAAACCATTAGAAATAGTAATCAAAACTCAAAAGTTGCTAGCCACCAATTACGCAAATGATACAAAAGAAAACAGCCCAATCACCAGTCACGTCCATGgatgatattttaaaataattttctagttatgattatatttttaaatctttgagttatttaattaaaaacccaCCTGTAAAGTAAAAGAACGTTTCCCAAAATTctaatgaataataattttatagaaaGGTGAAAATTAAACCTATTTGTGCCAGTTAAGCATCACTGCGAATTTATATCACTGAGAAATGAGAATCAAATCCAAATAGATACCCATaagaaaatcatttttttatcacGAGTATTTCGTAACTTATTGACTTTATCAAAAGCCATATATATCTATCCACATCCAAAATTAACGTGTTAGTCTTGAGCCACCACCGCGGAAAAGTCGCTATATATGTGATCAAACCTTTTCTTTAACCATTTTGATGATAATTCAGTTTATTAATCTTTAACTTGTGCAAAGATAAGTGGATTCAGTAATTAATTCCTCTTTATATTCTATGGTGGTGTTCGGTtgtcaagataaaataatatcaagatataatctaggactTAGTTGTGagattagctatgactaattgtcccatgattatccatctaggattgagttgaaGGATTGAatttcatgaaccaaacacactacatatttaatcccggatacaatcttgcaaaccgaacgcTCCATATGTTTATTGTTATGTCAAGACTCACGAGAGTGAATTGTGGGTGAATGTGATGTGAAAACATTACACCTGTTCAAATTCAGTCAAATGTGGATTAAGTCTGCCTAACTTATTCACGAATTTATACTTTGAAATGGTCTTCTTAACTTACATTTTTATCAGAGTCAATGAAGTGTATATAAActtaattacataaatttgcgATGTATCTATTAATAGAGACTGATTATGAATGAAAGTGAAATGAGGTGGTTAGTCATGTTACAAGGTAGGTGGCTAAGCAACCACTTCTGTTCAATAGCACAACCTATTTTTCACTCCTTTTCTCTTCAAATCTAAGCTACACCAAAATTACCAATTTAAAAACTAATTCTTCAAATTCTTAATTGAGTTCATGAGATGAATGCTAATCCTAAACTTAGATTCAGTTAGAACCAAATGACTCATAAATTGCACAGGCATGTATGTCCAAACATAAATAGAATTCCAGAAAATGACCAAATGTAGCATATTCCATACATGTTAAAACTGTGACAGCAACATGTCAACAAGAATTCCCTAGGAAAACTGCAATGTAAAATTTGTTTTACTCCACTGGCCTAATCAATAgaatagattaaaaaaaatcaaaattatgtaAAGAATTAAGAATTTGTACATTTGTGAGTGTGTGAGTGAATTCCACGATCATGAAGTGGAGAGTAGGCCGATGCGGGAGGCGCCCCCAATCCACCACGGCTCGAACTCACCACATTCCTCCTCCTCAGTAGGAGCAGGCAAGTTGAGATCAAGAGAGGCTCTGTCGGCTGTCTGATGAGGCGGAGATGCCTTGGCTTGATCCGCGATCAAGTGGGACTTCTTGTGGCCGCCTAGAGCTTGGCCCGATGGGAAAACTTTGAAGCAAACCGGGCACTCGTGCTCTTTGCTTTTCTGGCTATGTGAATCCTCTGTTTCTAGGCTGCTTCTCGGAGCGCAGCAGCCTTTGAACTTCTTGTGGCTCGCCCTGTGCCCGCCTAATGCTTGGTATGATCGAAAATCCTTCTTGCAGATTGAGCATCTAAACTTGCTGTTGCTGTTTCCCTCTCTTgatgcctctctctctctcccaaaCTGATCATGATGCCTTCTCTTGATCAACTTCTTGGGAGAGTTCACTTCAAACTCATCAAATCGAACCTCAGTTTCGTTGTTTAGTGATTCGAGTTTTCTTGTCTTGGTCTCGACTCTTGGAGGCTTGAGCTTCTGCAAGCTTTCTACACCAATACTTTTCGGGTCGAGTTTAGAATTCTTGCCTTCAATGTCTCCCCAGTAGCTCTTGTCCCTTGAGAGGATGATCAAGCTCAAGGCCACCTCCTCTTGCTCGTTGTGTTGATCATCATCGTTGATCTCAGTTGTTGTTGTTGCTATGGTGAGGGAAGAGGAAGAGTTTGTGATGGATGTGTTGTTGTTGTACCTTGTAGTGATGGTCCTGTCCGATCTCTTCCTCTTGCACGGAGGCGTGGTCCCTGCCTCGTTGTCCGATTGGCTGTCCATGACAAGAACTCCTCCGTTGTTCGGAGAGTGCCATTTCATGTGGCCAAACAAGGCCTTCCATGATGGGAAGGTCTTGCCACATTCCTTGCAAGCCATGGTGAGAGGTGGGAGTTTCTTCTTCAGAGGCCGTGTCTCGGGATGATGGCCTAGTGGTGGAGTGTTGTTGATCAGATGGGACCTCATGTGGCCTCCAAGTGATCTCCCACATGGGAAGCTCTTGCTGCAAAACTTGCAGATGTGCTCTTTCTCCATGGTGAAATTAAAAGGCTGAAGGAGATTGTTTTGATCTTGGAGATCTGATGAGTTAGCTAGGAACTAAGGAGAGGAGAGAGTCTATATTTCTGttgctctttctctctcttgatATTCTCTAACTATCTATCTTTCTTGTTGCACTTACTAGAAGTGGTAGCAGCTGTAGGGTAGTTGAAACTTGAAGAAAGAATCAAATAGCAAGAAACTTTGTTGCAAATGATGGCCATGAACATCAAGGAAGAAattgaaatactactataaaataaaagaaagaatagaaAAAACCAACTCTTGTACATGACTTATACTATGTTTGGGAGGAGAAATCCATGCAAAGAAAGCAAAGATGAAAAAGAGGTCATAAAAAGCAAAGGAAAGATAGCAGCACATGTACTCCAACTGAGAATCTTGCACCACCCTAATCCGACCGTCGCGGAGAAAACAATCCAACGGTTGTAAGGAAGGATTAGAACTAATTAAGTTACTACCAAAAAAAAACTATTCTTTTCTTTGTCTTGATATTAAGGAAGCCCACAATGCCAACTGAAAGATGGAATTCCACTCCTTGTTTTTGGCAGTTATTCTTTTggctttacttttatttttgtttaaatgTAATCAAATCAAGGATCCACAGTATATGGGGGTGGGCCCCTCTTCTTAAGTTGTCAACTGCTCTTTGCTTCAGCAACTCTACTCACCTATTTTTATGTATAACATACACACATTATGACTTTAATTTTATCTCTTGACCCACTTCACCACTTGTGTATGTGTTAGTTCACTAATATTCCTGTCTTTTCGATTTATGGGGtatataattgatttttttatgtaattaataGTTGTTTTGGTTATTTACACATATATTACGTTTAAAATTCCTTTCTAACAGATGCTTGTAAACAAATAACGCATTGTATACTAGTTACGGATTCAGGATTAAGTGAGTTTAACCATACATGACCGACCACTTTCTTGGCTCACAATACATTTTTAATCATTACTATATAGTATTATCTTTAAGATAAgactttttattaaaatatttgccACACTCATCAGGGCTTGTTTGTGAACGAAAAGAGTACTTCGGAGTATAAAATAGTGTTGTTGAAAAATAAATCATGTAAAATTATCCAGGATGGTTGATAAAGAAGCAAAGTAGGGCATAATTTAGTTGGAAAAAGCTACTAGTAAGCATGTTAATGTTGACAACTTTTATAGTTCAACAACTTTGTCACAAGCTCATTTCTTAGCAAAAGTTCAAGTGTATTCAAACTGCAGGCCTTTGCTCACACGCAAGCCGGCCTCTTTCTCTCTCGTAGTGTCCCACTATTAGCCGGCATTCATTGTATGATTTAGCTGTATATAAGTTCATCAAATCTTGCCATCTTCTTGTAATCTTGTTCTCTTTTATACTGATTTTTAATTAGGGGATCGGTTAGCACGTCCTTAATTAAGGGGGCAATTCATTTGAGATGTGGTTTgggaaattttaattattttttcttataaaaGATAAATTGCCATGTGGGGGTGTGTCATATTGATCTTTTTTTCATGGCCCAAACAATCTTGAGATGCAAGAAAGAACTAGTGCAAGATATTTGTCTGTGCAGTGATACTTGATTTAGTAGGAGGGAAGTGGTTAGTTCAGTGAAAAAAGAGCatgtaggttttttttttttgcttgattAGTGGAGTAGTATAATTATAGATGATGTTATGGTAAGAAGATGACTAAGATAGCTATGCAAAACAATATAAAGTGTTGTTTTGCTTATTATGTGTGTGATAGTTGTAGAAGCAAGTGCATTGCTATTATTGCATATTCATAGTCCTATTGGTGTAGCGATGGCTAAAGGTGCATAAAGTGTTGGCCTTTTGGAATTATTAACATACATTGTGTTTAATTAATACCACCTTTCACCCACTTTGAAGGACCACAAATTAGGCTGCATTAAAATGTAATGTGTGTGTGAATAAAATTAGGTATCAAGGGTAAAAACTGTCATTTTGTTGAGGTAAATAGGATGGCCAAAAGTAGACATCTATTCAACATAACTATACTATTCCTTTGATCTTAGACCTAAGTGTTAATCCAAAGCATTATTAATTTGAACCACTAATTATCTTGAGAGATAAGCCCCCACAATTCAACTTCATACTTATGCATGCATTATCAACTATACAATTAGTACACCTAACACCAAGCTATTTAGCGAAAAACAATTATTAATGACCACTTTAAACCACAAGTGTAAGAGCACAATCATTTTGCAAGGGCGGAGCCAGAAATTCATACAAGGAGGGGCAAAAATATGCTAAAGAAATTTTATGAATTGAAGAAGGGGCAcgtaatgaaaaattaaaataaatctttATAGCAaattatacatacatatatacaaaGGGAAATATGGGCGGGAACAAATGCCCCTCCTAGCTTAATACTAGATCCGCCCATGAATAAGAACCCATTGTATATTGCGCAAAATTTAAAGGTTAATATGTTTTAAGACTTAGCCAGTTGTATTACATCACTTTTAAGACTTGACAATTAGTATTGCAAAACTTTTATATTTATTGCTATTAAAAATATCTTCAAATTTTACCGGTAATGTTCGTCTATTTATCCAACATACACATTGTTCTACCGGATGGTGTAGCAACTCTTTTATTTCATAAATCAAAACTTTTGGATAGAGcgtctttttttttctataatatAGGTTGATTTCAttactttttttattgttattgtttctattttaaaatattttgtaatGCTATTTTATTGGTCCCGATTTTAAGACTTGACATTTTTTAGCACATAAAAAAGCGTTGATGTTTGGGTAACTAATTAAAGACAGTAACACtaatattaat from Salvia splendens isolate huo1 chromosome 9, SspV2, whole genome shotgun sequence includes:
- the LOC121749114 gene encoding zinc finger protein ZAT4-like, translating into MEKEHICKFCSKSFPCGRSLGGHMRSHLINNTPPLGHHPETRPLKKKLPPLTMACKECGKTFPSWKALFGHMKWHSPNNGGVLVMDSQSDNEAGTTPPCKRKRSDRTITTRYNNNTSITNSSSSLTIATTTTEINDDDQHNEQEEVALSLIILSRDKSYWGDIEGKNSKLDPKSIGVESLQKLKPPRVETKTRKLESLNNETEVRFDEFEVNSPKKLIKRRHHDQFGREREASREGNSNSKFRCSICKKDFRSYQALGGHRASHKKFKGCCAPRSSLETEDSHSQKSKEHECPVCFKVFPSGQALGGHKKSHLIADQAKASPPHQTADRASLDLNLPAPTEEEECGEFEPWWIGGASRIGLLSTS